Part of the bacterium genome, TTAAATTATAATAACTCTTAACAAACTTGTATCCCAATGATGTCTTGAGTAAAACCGTGTCTCGAAACTTATATAAAGTATTCAATTCATCGAGCGAAGAGCGTGTCCCATAGGCTGCTGTAGCAATGAAACAGTTACTGTGAAATGATTCATAATTTTTCTTTTCTCGCTCACGAATATCGGCCAATAGTTTGGACCTCTCCCTCTCCTCTTTAAGCCTTTCCTCCTCATACGCATCATCATCCCACGCCAGCCACGGTTTCCGTTTATAAATGTCCCACCGTTCAGTGCTGTTGCTCATCAGTCACCTCCATTCCATCCTGCTGATATATTTAGAATGAGCAGGCTTGTTATAAAAAGAATGAGTGCCACAAAGAGAGATAATAAGGCATATGAAAGATGGCGAACTTTTTTGTTATTTATTTCATGATTTCTGTTTGTTGCAATTGTATAATCAGCAATGATAGTAGATAATATATCTGACTCATTCTCCATAAGAATAGTTTTTTCAGCCATTTTTTTTGGATCTGTCAGCCTCTCAAATTTACGAACTTTATAAACAAAAAAAGAGAACAAAGAAGATAAGAGAAATAAAATTATTGACGTGATGACTAATATCGTTATTAAAACTCCTTGGTTATCATCAACATTAATTTCCGAATATGCTTTCCATATAGGAAACTTTAGTAAGACTCCAATTAAGCTTCCACCAAGAGCAATGGCGAAGATATTGACTTTTTTTTCGATCCTCTCGGTTCGCTCTTTCTCTTCTTCATACAGATATTTACAGTAATCTGCAAGTCTATCCAGTATGTTTCTATCAATTTGCTTCAGGTCTTGGTCAGCCATTTTTTGTAATATCCTTATCATGCATTGCTCGTCTAACGATAGAGCTCACCTGCTGCGGGGAGAATTACCACTAACCTTTGTAAACAAAATAACCTTTTGATAAACCACAAAACTTCAATTGCGGCACAGCCCCCCGCAGTCAGGTGCAGTGAAGGGTTAGAATTTCTCTTTTATATCCTCACACAAAGCCTCAAAGCACACAAAGTTTTATTGTTTTTATTCAATCCCTTTGTGACTTTGTGTCTTTGTGTGATTATTTTTAATTCTAACATTTATTTGGCGAAGCAGTTT contains:
- a CDS encoding CFI-box-CTERM domain-containing protein, which codes for MSNSTERWDIYKRKPWLAWDDDAYEEERLKEERERSKLLADIREREKKNYESFHSNCFIATAAYGTRSSLDELNTLYKFRDTVLLKTSLGYKFVKSYYNLSPPIANYISKRHFLRMLTRIILTPLVWVIEGLMSAYEKK